A genomic segment from Syntrophotalea acetylenivorans encodes:
- the flgK gene encoding flagellar hook-associated protein FlgK — MGGLLVALNAGKTSLSTNQKVIEVSGNNIANVNTPGYSRQKAILTPYPSLNFNGFMIGQGVKVGDIVREHDAFLSTQIQDKSAGYGEADAKTFPLAELERVFGISDGGISTDIDSFFDSWQELTANPGGQTERDIVIQRGELLADSFHTALAELDGVKRNIDESLLSKIDGVNDSLQRVADLNIRISTIESSGQTANTFRDERDLLLADLSSSIGIQSLEDKEGNVMVQLPGGQPLVQKGNALTLEGEVVDDELQLQVNTGSTSTPIDTTTVGGAFKGLLEVRDQLIPDLESQLDKLAYSLATEVNALHSTGRDLNDNTGILFFDAPPSPTPPANLWDGAANALNVAISSPDQLAAGLTSAPGDNTIALQIAELGSAKIVDGTDTLTGAYSRISAQVGLEAGQNELATAANEDTMTQLKNLRDGKVGVSLEEEMINLIQYQKGFEASAKFLSTVDEMMDTILTIKR; from the coding sequence ATGGGTGGTCTGCTTGTCGCATTGAACGCCGGCAAAACAAGCCTCTCGACCAACCAAAAGGTCATCGAGGTCTCCGGCAACAATATCGCCAACGTCAATACCCCCGGCTATTCCCGGCAAAAGGCGATCCTTACTCCCTACCCTTCTCTCAACTTCAACGGCTTCATGATCGGCCAGGGAGTGAAGGTCGGCGATATCGTTCGCGAACACGACGCCTTCCTCTCTACCCAAATTCAGGATAAGAGCGCCGGTTACGGCGAAGCCGATGCCAAAACCTTTCCGCTGGCTGAACTGGAACGCGTATTCGGCATTTCGGATGGGGGAATCAGCACCGATATTGACAGTTTTTTCGATTCCTGGCAGGAGTTGACTGCCAACCCCGGCGGCCAGACCGAGCGGGATATCGTCATCCAGCGAGGTGAATTGCTGGCCGACTCCTTTCACACCGCTTTGGCCGAACTCGATGGCGTCAAACGCAACATCGATGAATCGCTTCTGTCCAAAATTGACGGCGTCAACGACAGTCTGCAGCGGGTCGCTGATCTCAACATTCGCATATCCACCATCGAAAGCAGCGGCCAGACGGCCAACACCTTCCGCGACGAGCGTGACCTGTTGCTGGCCGACCTGTCCTCCAGCATCGGCATTCAGAGCCTGGAAGACAAAGAAGGCAATGTCATGGTCCAGCTCCCCGGTGGTCAGCCCCTGGTGCAAAAGGGCAACGCCCTGACCCTGGAGGGCGAAGTTGTAGATGATGAACTGCAACTGCAGGTCAATACCGGCTCGACTTCGACCCCAATCGACACCACAACCGTCGGCGGTGCTTTCAAGGGATTACTCGAAGTACGGGACCAACTGATCCCCGATCTGGAGAGTCAGCTTGACAAACTGGCCTACAGCCTGGCCACCGAAGTCAACGCCCTGCACAGCACCGGTAGAGACCTCAACGACAATACCGGCATCCTGTTTTTTGACGCCCCGCCCTCGCCAACACCACCAGCAAACCTCTGGGACGGCGCAGCCAATGCCCTCAACGTAGCCATAAGTTCGCCGGATCAGCTTGCCGCAGGCCTGACCAGCGCACCGGGCGACAACACCATCGCCTTGCAAATCGCTGAGCTAGGCAGCGCCAAGATCGTCGATGGCACCGACACCCTGACCGGTGCCTACTCACGCATCAGCGCACAGGTGGGCTTGGAAGCGGGCCAGAACGAACTAGCCACGGCCGCCAACGAAGACACCATGACTCAACTAAAAAACCTGCGTGACGGCAAGGTCGGTGTTTCGCTGGAAGAAGAGATGATCAACCTGATCCAATATCAAAAAGGCTTTGAAGCCTCGGCCAAATTTCTCTCCACGGTCGACGAAATGATGGACACCATCCTGACCATCAAACGTTAA
- the flgM gene encoding flagellar biosynthesis anti-sigma factor FlgM, producing MTIDKVFGNSGIGPLDRTKNRVQAKKTDQAGAPSGSDQVRFSDTLQQANKAQSAGPSADVQRSEKLQALKEQISAGTYRPDTRKVAASLLQFIAESK from the coding sequence GCAACAGCGGCATCGGCCCCTTGGACAGAACCAAAAACCGCGTCCAAGCGAAAAAAACCGACCAGGCAGGAGCCCCATCCGGCAGCGACCAGGTGCGGTTTTCCGACACCTTGCAGCAAGCCAACAAAGCACAAAGTGCTGGCCCCAGCGCCGATGTGCAGAGATCTGAAAAGCTTCAGGCTCTCAAGGAGCAGATATCCGCTGGCACTTACCGTCCCGACACACGCAAGGTCGCAGCGAGTCTGCTGCAGTTTATTGCGGAGAGCAAGTAA